Within the Terriglobales bacterium genome, the region CTGATAAACGTTGATGATTACGCCGTAGGCGGTGGCGTCCTCCGCGACCCCGGCCCGGGGCGCGATCCTCACGGCTGAGGTGTTATCGCCGGAAACCTGCCAGTTCTCGGGATAAAAGATGGTGTAGGCGTCGTGCTCCAGGCTCTTGTAGTCAGAGCTGGGCGTGATCTCGCTGGAAGGCGCGCCGCTCATGGTCCCGCCCGCCTGCCGTTGTTGCGCCGCGAGCTCCTGGGAAGTGGGCAACCTCATCCCTGCCACGGTGCTCTTGATGCTGCGGAACTCGGCGCTATCCGTCTGGAACTGCTTGGTGGGCAGTGTCCTCACTTCCTTGGAGACGGAGGCTGCGCGGTCGCCGGGATTGGGATGGTCGCTGAAGAACTGGGTCCCGCGTGAGCTACTTCCGCCGCCTTGCTTTCCCAGCCTCTCGAAGAAGACGGCCATCTGCTGAGGGTCGTAGCCGCTGTCGTACATGATGTCGGCGCCCACCAGGTCCGCCTCCGACTCCGCCTTGCGCGAGTTCCTGAGGAAATACGAGCCCGCGCCGAAGGAGATGCCCAACTGCACCAGCTGCGCGCCAATGCCCCGGCCCATCAGCCCGCCCAGGATGGTGAGCGGCGCCTGCGCCATCATCTGCTTGGTGGCCGACGAGGTGGCGTGGCGCATCACCACGTGCGAAATCTCATGCGACATCACGCCCGCCAGTTGCGCCTCGTTCTCCGCCGCCTGGATGGTGCCCAGGTTCACGTACACCGGCCCGCCGGGCAGTGCGAAGGCGTTGATCTCCTTCTGGTTGACCACCTTGAAGGTGTAGGGATACTGCTGCCCCGGGGCGTGGGAGGCCAACTGGGCCCCCAGTCCTTGCACGTAGCGGGCGACCGGGTCGGAGTCGTTGAGGAGGGGGAGCTTCTTCTCGACGTCGGCGGCGGCTTCCCTGCCCACCTGCACCTCCTGGTCGCGCGAGAACAGGTTCCATCCGGGGTTGGCCTGGTAGCGCGCCTCGAGCAGTTGCGGCGCCACCATCAGAACCATCATGGCCGCGGCCACCCCGCGCACCCACACCGAACGTAGTCTCATCGCTTCCTCCTGGGTCTCGACCGTCCCTCGGTTAGATGCGCGCTTCCGGGCAAACCGGTTGAACTTTCCCAAGTCCAAGGGCGCGATTGTATGCCCGCGTGGTCGGGGGAGTCAGATGCCACGGAGCCTCTGGAAAACTGTCGATTGACGTTGGGAACGGTCGGGTATAATCGAGCTGCGCCCGGGCCCTTTAAGGAAAAAATGCTCGTACGCTGAACCCATCCTGTGGAGGAGCGTCCACATGGCGATCAAAAAGTCGGAGAAGATCTGGCACAACGGGAAACTGATTCCGTGGGACGACGCCAAGATCCACGTGATGTCGCACGTGGTGAACTACGGCTCGGCGGTGTTCGAGGGCATCCGCTGCTACGCCCAGCCCAAGGGTCCGGCCATCTTCCGGGCGGCGGAGCACGCCCAGCGACTGCTGAACTCGGCAAAGATCTACCGCATCGAGACCGACTTCACCCGCGACGACCTGGTGGCGGGCATGGTCGAACTGGTGAAAGCCAACGGCATCTGGCCG harbors:
- a CDS encoding M48 family metallopeptidase, which translates into the protein MRLRSVWVRGVAAAMMVLMVAPQLLEARYQANPGWNLFSRDQEVQVGREAAADVEKKLPLLNDSDPVARYVQGLGAQLASHAPGQQYPYTFKVVNQKEINAFALPGGPVYVNLGTIQAAENEAQLAGVMSHEISHVVMRHATSSATKQMMAQAPLTILGGLMGRGIGAQLVQLGISFGAGSYFLRNSRKAESEADLVGADIMYDSGYDPQQMAVFFERLGKQGGGSSSRGTQFFSDHPNPGDRAASVSKEVRTLPTKQFQTDSAEFRSIKSTVAGMRLPTSQELAAQQRQAGGTMSGAPSSEITPSSDYKSLEHDAYTIFYPENWQVSGDNTSAVRIAPRAGVAEDATAYGVIINVYQPKGRASLDDATHQLMESVHRSDANLKAVGHDEDIRVSGIPGKSVDFIGTSPIRAAGGGTQRERDWLVTLERKDGSLFYLVFVSPEKDFDQMRPAFEKMLRSLRLK
- a CDS encoding aminotransferase class IV, with product MAIKKSEKIWHNGKLIPWDDAKIHVMSHVVNYGSAVFEGIRCYAQPKGPAIFRAAEHAQRLLNSAKIYRIETDFTRDDLVAGMVELVKANGIWPCYLRPIILRGYGEAGVNPFNSPTEVYIANYEWGKYLGHGDEEGVDVCVSSWSRLAPNTMPAMSKSGANYMNSQLIKMEAILNGYVEG